From Bactrocera oleae isolate idBacOlea1 chromosome 4, idBacOlea1, whole genome shotgun sequence:
tttttgaagaaatatggaccgatgattccaccggcaaAACCATagaaaccacaccaaaccgttgttttttttttttttggattaaatggcagctcttgaatctttTCAGGTTGCTTTTTgttccaaatgcgacaattttgcttttttacatacaaattgagcctgaaatgggcctcatcgctgagcaaaatttgactcgaaaaccatggatcttcttggaacttttcaagagcctgCTTGGAAAAGCgaaagctgtattttgtatgctttcaatttaagatatcgaagtaaaatgcgccaagttgTTCCATACGTCATttcgagttgctgcgaacgactttccacggtcttcgtgtatactttcagctacggccgctatattttcttcactactGGGTCTGAAGATGGGTGAAGgtccaagtcgttccatacgtcagtccgagttgctgcgaagaTGGTGaaggtgttgcgaatagtatgctcagtaggccgattatgttgaccataagttgagcgaaacgcattctttacagaacgtgaatttgtgcatttttatagtgatccgatatcgccGGTTCCGCCAAATGAGAAacttcttgtggagaaaagagCGTATACAGACTCACGTACAGACAGATGGAgctggctaaatcgactcagctcgtcacgcttgaCTTAACACGTTCCATGAGCATTAAATTTGGCATTTTACATTTTGTTCTcatgtataacaaaaattagattttttctaAGTGTTTTAAGGCAAATCGAAATATATTTAAGCATAATGTTTGTTTCCATAATACCGGAAAAAAGTTCCGTTTCCAACATTAAATGAACATGACATCCAGAACAATTTGAATCGGTTTGAAAtcttatttaaacaattatcaTCCCTGATTATTTCTGATCTATTGGAAATCAGTCAAATCATTCAAATCAttcaatagtaaaacagtattttattcaataatacaaagcaataattttttaaaaccaaaCGACGATAAGAAGATAGTATAgtaagtatttgtaaaaaattcagactatatgtattgtacattagTGTTTATCACTAATGAATTAATAtgttataaaattgtaataagcTGTACAGCATAGTAAAAATTCAATAAGACGATACTGGTAGTGgatgaataaatgaaaaaaacctatataattaataatgttAATTGTAATAATGTGCCTATATAAGATGCGGTCCCTAACATTAGCGTATATCACAACAATTACATAATGGcctttacaaaattattaaaaaatgttgtaaaaaaaacCTTTGTGCTGACAgcgaaacaaatatttttgtttatctcGTATGTTAGTTTAAACTAGAAAAAGGTAtggttttttacaaaatataaacatttcttTATTGATTCGTTTGCTCGTATTTCATTGTGTATTgcaatttgaattttacaatattatattaaatgtaaataaatattatcataatacttttttctgacgtttcggcgacatttggttaaGTAAATtgtgttctttttttattatacagagaggaagtttaaaaaatacaaattagttTGTACGTACCATGCTTAAACAatgcaattatttaaattactttaatgattctcttttattttagttGAATTTGCAGTTCActtatttgctttgctttgtttTGGATTTCACACCAATGGCTACTTCCAAGTTTTCCATAACAAAACACTCGTGCGTTCCAAGTGCTTGCAAACAAATCTTATCGCGTTTTGGCAGAAAACCAGTTCTTCGTCGTTATCAGCACCAGCACATGCGCGCAATATATGGCTTActtattaattatgtatatatgtataataggtATATATCAAAACTGCAACGATTTGCAGCGATTTTGCAAATGTAAAACTAACTACGCTCGGTCGAGCTCTAGTATGCGTTGTAATTGGGATTGTAGGGCGCTTGCTTTTCGTAAGTATTTGGTTGAGCCACGCCTACACCCGCTACGGCGGCTTCATAGCTGGGCGGATTGTAATTCGTTGCAGGCACCGCTGGTGGATAAGGTTGCATGCTGCAAGTataaatgttttacaaattAGCTGAtgacaataattaaaaatatcaacaataacaaattagtACGACAAAACTTACCCAGGCATTGGCGGTTGGGCGCTTGGCATCGGCATAGGCATTTGGCCGGCACCGCTGTGGATTATGAAAAAGAATATGTTAAATTTGGTTTGGATATGCAGCGCTGTGGCACGTGTAATTGTTGTACACTGCATATAAAGAATATGATGCTGGCAGAAGCGTTAATGACTTACCCTGCTGCCGTTGGGTATGGTGGATACATTGGCTGCTGTTGATAAGCATTGGGCGGCGGCACTTGTGTTACCGGGTAACCGCCAGGTGCTGTATGTGTAGTTGATGTCACCACAACGGGTGCTGCAATAAAAGTAGATAAATACAAATTAGCTATTGTATGGTGTTTGCTATAAATACATTTGAGATTAGATTTTGTAGCGTTCACACATTCTAAGTAGTgtctataaacaaaaattactaaAGAATGTCAAACAGAGCTGAAAATTCGTGGAAGCCAGCAGAAACTGAATAGCTGAAATCAAAAAGCACTTTACCAGCTAGTATGCGACCTCTATTGCGTGTTTCACGTATTTTCGGACAAATAATAGTTACACATACTAAAATTATTAtgagaataataaaatttataatgaacACAATGACAAAAGCctccatttttaatatttaagctGTGTGCTACAATTCAAAAAGAGAGTTTGAAcaagaacaaaataataaaaagcgcTACGCAGCGACTAAGTGCACTTCGCACCAACTAATGACAATATGAAGGTCAACATGGTGTTGAGAGCCACTTGTAGGAACTACGCAAAAACAAGAAGCTCATAAAAGTATTTGTACCCAATCACACTTGATAAGAGTAGGCGTTAATCTGATATTTTAAACggatatatatttgtgttatcATATCTGCACGTCACTTTTACAAGTTCTATAATAATAACTTATCAACTGTGTAATGAATATGTCCTGATAGTTTAAATGCTGATGAACACACCTTTATTGGGACATCTTTCGTTTATGCGCCGCTTGTGTCCACGCAAACAGAAAGCGCCCAAAACGGCTaaactaaatacaaaaaatgttataaacaaGGTGAAAGCTAAGCCGTCAATCATTCTTTTTGCATCTAACAAAGAAAAGATAATTTTGAAACAACACGGAGAAGCGACTTAACGCAGAATAAGTTGAACTTGTACTAAAGAATATGTTCATTGCAACAAATGCTACCCAAGTTAGTTATTACGCGAATGAAATTGATAACGTCGAAGGCTGCCGATAAGATCTAAATATTTGGCGTAGTAAATAAGCAAATGCCGGTGGGTATAACCTAATCTAAAGTAGTGTATTAGTGCATTagagtgagtgagtgagttATTTGAGATTAGTcgcattaaaaacaaattgcgAACGTCAGAAGTGAAATTTTCCAGGTAGGAACTGGGATACATAATTTTTTGAGACTATAGCAATTCTATGAACGTCAAATATGACTCAATTGTCATTTAATGCCAATGTTTTACtactaaatttgttttataaattttataaatgttttaactAACATTTTCCAAGCCAAAAATTACTTCAGcagaaatatttcttaaaccAGTTAGGTTtgtaatatttcataattttcaatataaaatttaacagcTGGTAACTCTTCACACAAATTTATCCTACAgaaatatttctataatttggtttgtaatttttaattttttacaaattttattgtatttacaaaaattaaacaggTGACAACTCTTCAAAAAATTGTtacctgaaaaatattttaaaaacctgTTTGGCTTGTAGTATTTCATTaactttaattgatttaaaaaagaaaagagaTGGCAACTCTACTCAAGAATACATAAGTCCAACAACATTCTTAAACCTGTTTGGTTAGATGAtcgaataatatttaaatagtatttatattttatttacatagtatttatgtatgcatattatatatttcaaattttaataatttaaatacttaaaaaaaagcctatttcaaaaattgctcactaaaatatatttcttaactctattttgtttgtaatatataatttagtttGCCATTTGCCAGAATTTTCTATATCAAATAATAAACATTATCTGTAATGTGGGAAAGTAAAATGCAACGAATAAAATTGTATGGTATTATTAGTTGTTTGTGACTTTTTTACGACTTAGTGTAGAGATAATGGAAATGCAAACATGAAATTGCAATTTCTGCTTTTCAGTGTCATAATATATATTCCAGTGTTTTAACAAAGTACCTTTATCTTATCTATTGTCAAGTATCAGGTACGTTTTTATTACAGATATCTCCTGTTTCGTAGCCATTGTGATTGGAACATAATCTTTAACACCTTTGGAAGCACTTTTGAATTTATATGATGTGTGGTAAATGACATTTTCGAAACCACACAAGttgaaatatacaagtatatgtatttttaaacgaTACTTCGGCTGCAATGTTGGACTAAGCAAGTATCTAATAAATTCGGAGTTCAAAAATACACTAAAACCGTAAAATGTCAGATAATACGAGGGCAAAAGATACCCCTATACGTAAATATCCACGTACTAAGATAATACGCATATTATTAGAAACAATAACGATTATAATtcacataattttataattaaccaATTCTATATTTgtgatatttgttttatttttagagCTCAATTGAAAACTTCTTCATGGGAATTTCCTTGTGCAACTACTTATCTCTGTATTCTCGATAAACTTTAcaattattgtaatataatataagatattAAAACACACATGACTGACATGTTGTCAAAAGCAACAACTTTTAGTAATGACAACACGAAGTTTGTGGAAAAGAGACTGGCAAGACAGGGGTTGCCGCTACTAAGTAAACAaagttttttagtttaaacGCAGCCTAATATGGATAAGTGAgctttgtgaaaataaattagGGAACATAGAAACAAgactgcaaaataaaattataagtgTTAATTACACTACTTAACAAAtctgaagaaaaaatttgcGACTGATGTGCTAAGACCATTACGTACAGCTACTTTTGTCATTTTAGTAAATGTTGGTGCTTTGACCCTTACACCCCGTGACTACAACACAAAAAATCCCACGTGAAATTTTTACTatcattttcggttttagcaaccccaattagcaagaaacagcCTCTAACATCACAGTCGCAAAATGACTGTAAACAACTGTTATCAGGACTGTTATTACACTCATTTAGGCCTACTTGAGGACGATAGAGACAagagcaaacaacaaaaagataAGCATTCGAATAAGCGTAAATAAGATGTGTAAAATCCCAaatgctttttatactctcagaGTATAGTAATATTGttcaacggttgtttgtatcacctaaaacaaatCGAGTTACATATAGGGTCAGATATAACATATATaggaaaatatgcatataaagggaaaaagtttagtttttttgGTCCACCATAATTCATATAtccataaaaatacatatttatatatctcaATGAATTCACAATTCCTCTGCACCTAGTATATGTTTGCGCTCCGATCTCTAAAACATGTCAACGCTTAAAGATAGTGCTGTATAATTCCATTCTATGCAATCTCTATTTGCTTCTTTATTCTGCTTTTGATAGCTACATAGCTATATAGCTTATACTAGCTGTTTTTTGTAATCACTGTATccaaattttccattttttttttaatttcataataaaataagaaaaaaacgttaacttcgaatgcatcgaaactata
This genomic window contains:
- the LOC106624968 gene encoding uncharacterized protein isoform X7, with product MDFWALLTIVVLTVFIMSCCGYCCSSKQRGTVLATPVVVTSTTHTAPGGYPVTQVPPPNAYQQQPMYPPYPTAAGGAGQMPMPMPSAQPPMPGMQPYPPAVPATNYNPPSYEAAVAGVGVAQPNTYEKQAPYNPNYNAY
- the LOC106624968 gene encoding uncharacterized protein isoform X4; this translates as MIDGLAFTLFITFFVFSLAVLGAFCLRGHKRRINERCPNKAPVVVTSTTHTAPGGYPVTQVPPPNAYQQQPMYPPYPTAAGGAGQMPMPMPSAQPPMPGMQPYPPAVPATNYNPPSYEAAVAGVGVAQPNTYEKQAPYNPNYNAY
- the LOC106624968 gene encoding translation initiation factor IF-2 isoform X1; translated protein: MWTGMIIGIVMGSFVVASAITCLCLGICYNARKRRNMHNNTTFPSPPVVVTSTTHTAPGGYPVTQVPPPNAYQQQPMYPPYPTAAGGAGQMPMPMPSAQPPMPGMQPYPPAVPATNYNPPSYEAAVAGVGVAQPNTYEKQAPYNPNYNAY
- the LOC106624968 gene encoding uncharacterized protein isoform X5 → MEAFVIVFIINFIILIIILVCVTIICPKIRETRNRGRILAAPVVVTSTTHTAPGGYPVTQVPPPNAYQQQPMYPPYPTAAGGAGQMPMPMPSAQPPMPGMQPYPPAVPATNYNPPSYEAAVAGVGVAQPNTYEKQAPYNPNYNAY
- the LOC106624968 gene encoding uncharacterized protein isoform X6, whose amino-acid sequence is MVWIGVIWLPISIFVLFFLIFLAICIKRRRTVVTQRTLAPVVVTSTTHTAPGGYPVTQVPPPNAYQQQPMYPPYPTAAGGAGQMPMPMPSAQPPMPGMQPYPPAVPATNYNPPSYEAAVAGVGVAQPNTYEKQAPYNPNYNAY
- the LOC106624968 gene encoding uncharacterized protein isoform X3, which translates into the protein MIAVGFAICLALLFLGMFALIALGISAYHRRNYQQRLRFPKPPVVVTSTTHTAPGGYPVTQVPPPNAYQQQPMYPPYPTAAGGAGQMPMPMPSAQPPMPGMQPYPPAVPATNYNPPSYEAAVAGVGVAQPNTYEKQAPYNPNYNAY
- the LOC106624968 gene encoding vacuolar protein sorting-associated protein 37C isoform X8, which gives rise to MAIWFYCVFEVCRRRRQQYQQFPNVSTPVVVTSTTHTAPGGYPVTQVPPPNAYQQQPMYPPYPTAAGGAGQMPMPMPSAQPPMPGMQPYPPAVPATNYNPPSYEAAVAGVGVAQPNTYEKQAPYNPNYNAY
- the LOC106624968 gene encoding uncharacterized protein isoform X2, with the protein product MDELTAARLQLIFGFIIVAIWFYCVFEVCRRRRQQYQQFPNVSTPVVVTSTTHTAPGGYPVTQVPPPNAYQQQPMYPPYPTAAGGAGQMPMPMPSAQPPMPGMQPYPPAVPATNYNPPSYEAAVAGVGVAQPNTYEKQAPYNPNYNAY